AACCGGTAAGGAGCCCATTGGATCTATGGGGTCAGATACGCCCATTGCCGTTTTGTCTGAACGGCCACAGCTCATATATAATTATTTCCAGCAGCTATTCGCCCAGGTAACTAACCCGCCATTGGACGGCATCCGGGAGGAGTTGATTACCGATATAAGCCTAACACTGGGTAGTGACCACAATATTTTCGAGTTTTCAGAACTACATTGTAGAAAACTGAAAATTCAAAATCCGGTAATTTCCAAGGAGGATTTGGACAAGATCAAGAATTATGATGCTAGTCCGGACTATAAGGTTGTTTCCATCCCTATTTTATACCCCGTGGAAAAGGGACATAATGGCCTGGAAGATGCCCTACAGTCCATTTTGGTACAAGCATCAAAATCGGCTGATGAAGGAGCGAACATTATAATATTGTCCGATAGAAACGTCAACAAGGATAATGCCCCCATACCCGCATTGTTAGCCTGTTCCTTTGTAAACAGTGGACTTCAAAAATTGGGCAAGCGTTCAAAACTCAGTATTATTATAGAATCTGCCGAACCAAGGGAAGTACACCATTTTGCCCTTTTGTTTGGATTTGGAGCCAGTGCCATCAACCCGTACTTGGTGAACGAAATCATTGGGGAACAAATCGAGGATCAGGATATTCAGGACTTTACCTTTGATGAGGCCATTAAAAACTATAATAAGGCCATTGGTAAAGGGATTCTAAAGGTCATGAACAAAATAGGAATCTCTACCTTGAACTCCTATCGCGGTTCCCAATTGTTCGAATGTATCGGTATCAATACAAAAGTTGTTGAAAAATACTTTCCCAACACGCCTACAAGAATTCAGGGAATTGGACTTTACCAGATAGAGAAAGAAGTGGCGAAGCGTCATCATAGGGCATTTTCCACCAAGGAAGTTGACGCCAATTTAGACCTTGAGATCGGCGGGGAATACAGATGGAGGAGAAATGGGGAAAAACATATGTTCAATCCGGTGAGCATAGCAAAGCTTCAAAAATCCGTAAGAAACAACGAACCTGAGACCTACAAGGAGTTTTCCAAAATGGTCAATGAACAGGCCAAAAATCTCATGACGATTAGAGGGCTTTTCGAGTTTTCCAACTTTGACCCTATTCCATTGGACGAGGTTGAACCATGGACGGAAATTGTAAAAAGGTTCAAGACGGGGGCCATGTCCTACGGTTCCATAAGCAAGGAAGCCCATGAGAATTTGGCCATTGCCATGAACAGGATTGGGGGTAAAAGCAATTCTGGGGAAGGTGGCGAAGATGAGGAGCGATTTTACCGAAATGCGACCGGGGATTGGCGAAACAGTGCTATAAAGCAGGTAGCTTCGGGCCGATTTGGAGTAACGTCGAATTATCTTACCAATGCCAAGGAAATCCAAATAAAAATGGCCCAAGGAGCCAAACCGGGCGAAGGTGGACAATTACCTGGTCCAAAGGTCAATCCGGCCATTGCCAAAACACGGAATTCCACTCCCTATGTAGGTTTGATTTCGCCACCGCCGCACCACGATATTTATTCCATTGAGGATTTATCTCAGTTAATCTATGATTTAAAATCGGCCAATAGGAAGGCTAGGATCAATGTAAAATTGGTATCCGAAGTGGGTGTGGGTACGGTGGCAGCTGGTGTAGCCAAAGCAAAAGCCGATGTAATTTTGGTTTCTGGATTTGATGGTGGTACTGGGGCTTCTCCCCTAACCTCCTTAAAACATGCCGGTTTACCATGGGAGTTGGGCATTGCCGAAGCTCAACAGACCTTAGTGCTAAATGATTTAAGAAACAGAATCGTATTGGAATGCGATGGACAGCTCAAAACAGGACGGGACGTAGCCATAGCCTGCTTGCTGGGTGCCGAGGAATTTGGATTTGCTACGGCGCCTTTGGTAGCATCGGGCTGTATCATGATGCGTGTGTGCCACTTGAATACCTGCCCGGTTGGTATCGCAACACAAAATCCGGAACTGCGTAAAAAGTTCGAAGGAAAACCGGAACACGTGGTCAACTACATGTATTTCATAGCCCAAGAACTAAGGGAAATTATGGCGCAGCTTGGCTTTAGGACCATTAACGAAATGGTAGGTCAGGTGCATAAGCTAGACCGGAAAAAAGCCATAGATCATTACAAGGCCAATGGCATCGATCTGACACCTATATTGCATCAGGTCGATGTACCAAAAGGAACCAAATTCTACAATACGGAAAAACAAAAGCACGATGTATTCGATTCCATCGAGTTCGACATCATAGAAAAAGCAAATCCGTCTTTGTTCCGAAAGGAAAAATTGACCTTGGATTACCCTATTAGTAATACGGACAGAGCCGTAGGAGCCATTATCAGCAATGAAATTTCCAAGACCTATGGTGCAGAGGGACTGCCAATAAATACCCTAAAACTTAACTTTACTGGGTCTGCAGGACAAAGTTTTGGTGCATTTGCTACAAGGGGATTGACTATGATAGTCAATGGAAACACCAACGATTACTTAGGTAAAGGACTTTCAGGAGCCAAATTGGTGGTAAGGGTCCCGGAAGGCTCGACCATTATACCTGAGGAAAACGTCATCACTGGCAATGTAACCTTGTATGGTGCCACAGCGGGTAGGGCTTATATCAACGGTAAGGCCGGGGAACGTTTCTGTGTGAGAAACTCTGGAGCAAAGGCAGTCGTTGAAGGAATAGGAGACCATGGGTGCGAATACATGACCGGGGGAGTTGCCGTCATATTAGGTGAAGTTGGAAGAAACTTTGGCGCCGGTATGAGCGGTGGAATAGCTTACGTGTTGGATGAAAAGAAAACTTTTAGGAACAGATGCAGTGTTGAGGGATTGAATCTTTTGAAAGTGGAGGAAGATCAAGACATCAAACAATTGAAGGATTTGATTACGAGCCATTATAATGCTACCTTGAGTCCACTGGCCCAACGTATATTGGAGCGATGGGAGGACTATTTGCCAAAATTCATAAAAGTGTTCCCAGAAGAATATAGACAGGCATTGATACGATTAGAGAAAGAAAATTTACAAACAATATAAAATCGAGAAATGGGGAAGATAACAGGATTTTTGGAATTCGATAGAAAGGTAGAATCCTATGCTCCCGTGGAGGAGCGAATAAAAAACTATAGGGAGTTTACACTACCTATGGAAGAAAAGGATCTAAAAGACCAAGGGGCCCGATGCATGGATTGCGGCATCCCATTTTGTCACAGTGGTTGCCCATTGGGCAATTTAATACCAGATTTTAACGATGCGGTATATCGAGGTAAATGGGAAAAAGCTAGTGAAATATTGCACTCCACCAATAATTTTCCAGAATTTACAGGTAGATTGTGCCCAGCCCCTTGTGAGGAGGCCTGCGTATTGGGAATAAACGAAGACCCGGTATCCATTGAGAATATTGAAAAAAATATAGTGGAGACTGCATTCAAAAAAGGTTGGATCAAGGCAAAACCACCAGCAGTTAGAACTGGTAAAAAAGTGGCCGTAATAGGGTCAGGACCTGCAGGGTTGGCTGCCGCACAGCAATTGAACAGGGCCGGTCACGAGGTAACCGTATATGAAAGGGATGAAAAACCCGGAGGCCTACTACGCTATGGAATTCCAGATTTTAAGATGGAAAAGCATATTATCGACCGAAGGCTCGATGTACTTAAGGAAGAAGGAATTAAATTCCATTGTGGTGTACATATTGGAAAAGATATCAAAGCAGATAGCCTTCTAGATGATTTTGATGCTTTAGTGTTAACTGGTGGGGCCACCGTTAGAAGAAATCTACCCATTGAAGGTGCCGAGCTTAAAGGGGTGGTGCAGGCCATGGATTTCTTGGGCCAGAATAATAGGCGTGTCGATGGATTCAAAGAATTGGGAGAGGAAATTTTGGCAACGGATAAAGATGTTATCGTCATTGGAGGGGGAGATACCGGATCAGATTGTATTGGTACTTCATTTAGACATGGTGCCAAATCGGTTTCCAATTTTGAAATAATGCCAATGGCAACCACTGAAAGACCTAAGGACCAACCTTGGCCGTTTTGGCCAATGCGATTGAGGACTAGTTCCTCCCATAAGGAAGGGGCGGAGCGTTTCTTTAGTATCTCGACCAAAAAGTTTATAGGCGATGAAAAAGGCAACCTTAAAGGGTTGATAACTTCGGAAGTAGAATGGGTCAAAGTACCCGGACAAAGACCGCAATTAAAGGAGGTTGAGGGCACTGAAAAGGAATGGAAATGTGATTTGGCACTATTGGCACTTGGTTTTACTGGTTCAGAGAATACCGTTGCGGAGCAACTAGGTTTGGAAATGGACAATAGGACCAACATTAAGGCTTCAGAAATCGATTATAAAACAAATGTACCGGGAGTTTTTGTTGCCGGTGACCAGCGAAGGGGACAATCCTTGATTGTTTGGGCCATTTCAGAAGGCAGGCAGGCAGCCTACCATGTAGACAAATACCTTATGGGGGAATCTGCATTGCCATTAAAAGGTGATGGAGATTTACCGAGGGTATAGATTCGTCAAGGTTATATTGAAACAGCACCTTTTTAATACTCAGATTG
This DNA window, taken from Maribacter algicola, encodes the following:
- the gltB gene encoding glutamate synthase large subunit → MRLKKQGLYLPEFEHDNCGAGFICSLKGKKSNDIIHKALEILERLEHRGAVSADGKTGDGAGILIDIPHVFFKEVCSFELPEQGEYAVGNVFFPQKQNQREYCIQVFEENVKKQGLKLLGWRNVPVNRSVPGRIAAETEPFVKQVFIAKETKEQSYFEFNLKLFIARKITEHAIIKSKLSESKFFYVPSLSTKIIIFKGLLMPMDISLYYSDLMDPRVVTRLALVHQRFSTNTFPTWDLAQPFRYMCHNGEINTLRGNVSRMYSRQELLKSDMFGDEIKNILPIVLPGKSDSATMDMVVELLLMTGRSLPEVMMILVPEAWEKNTEMSEAKKAFYEFHSCMMEPWDGPASIPFTDGNYIGALLDRNGLRPSRYSVTKDDYVVMSSETGVVEIAPENVEFHGRLEPGKMFLVNMEEGRIINDEEIKEEIAKKHPYKKWLDKNLVHLKDIPYNDCPLFLGEASLEKRKSVFGYTLEDINTIILPMGKTGKEPIGSMGSDTPIAVLSERPQLIYNYFQQLFAQVTNPPLDGIREELITDISLTLGSDHNIFEFSELHCRKLKIQNPVISKEDLDKIKNYDASPDYKVVSIPILYPVEKGHNGLEDALQSILVQASKSADEGANIIILSDRNVNKDNAPIPALLACSFVNSGLQKLGKRSKLSIIIESAEPREVHHFALLFGFGASAINPYLVNEIIGEQIEDQDIQDFTFDEAIKNYNKAIGKGILKVMNKIGISTLNSYRGSQLFECIGINTKVVEKYFPNTPTRIQGIGLYQIEKEVAKRHHRAFSTKEVDANLDLEIGGEYRWRRNGEKHMFNPVSIAKLQKSVRNNEPETYKEFSKMVNEQAKNLMTIRGLFEFSNFDPIPLDEVEPWTEIVKRFKTGAMSYGSISKEAHENLAIAMNRIGGKSNSGEGGEDEERFYRNATGDWRNSAIKQVASGRFGVTSNYLTNAKEIQIKMAQGAKPGEGGQLPGPKVNPAIAKTRNSTPYVGLISPPPHHDIYSIEDLSQLIYDLKSANRKARINVKLVSEVGVGTVAAGVAKAKADVILVSGFDGGTGASPLTSLKHAGLPWELGIAEAQQTLVLNDLRNRIVLECDGQLKTGRDVAIACLLGAEEFGFATAPLVASGCIMMRVCHLNTCPVGIATQNPELRKKFEGKPEHVVNYMYFIAQELREIMAQLGFRTINEMVGQVHKLDRKKAIDHYKANGIDLTPILHQVDVPKGTKFYNTEKQKHDVFDSIEFDIIEKANPSLFRKEKLTLDYPISNTDRAVGAIISNEISKTYGAEGLPINTLKLNFTGSAGQSFGAFATRGLTMIVNGNTNDYLGKGLSGAKLVVRVPEGSTIIPEENVITGNVTLYGATAGRAYINGKAGERFCVRNSGAKAVVEGIGDHGCEYMTGGVAVILGEVGRNFGAGMSGGIAYVLDEKKTFRNRCSVEGLNLLKVEEDQDIKQLKDLITSHYNATLSPLAQRILERWEDYLPKFIKVFPEEYRQALIRLEKENLQTI
- a CDS encoding glutamate synthase subunit beta, giving the protein MGKITGFLEFDRKVESYAPVEERIKNYREFTLPMEEKDLKDQGARCMDCGIPFCHSGCPLGNLIPDFNDAVYRGKWEKASEILHSTNNFPEFTGRLCPAPCEEACVLGINEDPVSIENIEKNIVETAFKKGWIKAKPPAVRTGKKVAVIGSGPAGLAAAQQLNRAGHEVTVYERDEKPGGLLRYGIPDFKMEKHIIDRRLDVLKEEGIKFHCGVHIGKDIKADSLLDDFDALVLTGGATVRRNLPIEGAELKGVVQAMDFLGQNNRRVDGFKELGEEILATDKDVIVIGGGDTGSDCIGTSFRHGAKSVSNFEIMPMATTERPKDQPWPFWPMRLRTSSSHKEGAERFFSISTKKFIGDEKGNLKGLITSEVEWVKVPGQRPQLKEVEGTEKEWKCDLALLALGFTGSENTVAEQLGLEMDNRTNIKASEIDYKTNVPGVFVAGDQRRGQSLIVWAISEGRQAAYHVDKYLMGESALPLKGDGDLPRV